From the genome of Rhizobium binae, one region includes:
- a CDS encoding aldo/keto reductase: MEYRLLGRSGLKISTLTMGTMTFGGVGWAKMVGDLGVSEAKKMIDICIDAGINLIDTANVYSSGECENVIGEALAGKRPQSVLLATKARFGMGDGPNDRGLSRYHLIRECEASLKRLKTDVIDLYQVHEWDGQTPLEETMEALDTLVRQGKVRYVGCSNYSGWHIMKALGIANEHRYQRFVSQQIHYTLEARDAEYELLPIAIDQGLGVLVWSPLAGGLLSGKHRRNQAAPEGTRQFAGWTEPPIRDENRLWNIVETLVAIGDERGVSAAQIALAWLIGRKAVTSVIIGGRTEAQFRDNIAAAELKLTEEERKRLDAVSLPPVLYPYWHQLNTASDRLSEADLELFGPHLQQ, translated from the coding sequence ATGGAATATCGTCTGCTCGGCCGTTCCGGCCTGAAAATTTCGACTTTGACCATGGGCACGATGACCTTCGGCGGCGTCGGCTGGGCGAAGATGGTCGGCGATCTCGGCGTCTCCGAGGCGAAGAAGATGATCGACATTTGCATCGATGCCGGCATCAATCTGATCGACACCGCCAACGTCTATTCATCTGGCGAATGCGAAAACGTCATCGGCGAGGCGCTCGCCGGCAAGCGCCCGCAGAGCGTACTCCTCGCCACCAAGGCCCGCTTCGGCATGGGCGACGGTCCAAACGACCGCGGCCTCTCGCGTTACCACCTGATCCGCGAATGCGAGGCGAGCCTGAAGCGCCTGAAGACCGATGTCATCGATCTCTACCAGGTGCATGAATGGGACGGCCAGACGCCGCTCGAAGAGACGATGGAAGCGCTCGACACCCTAGTCCGGCAGGGCAAGGTGCGTTATGTCGGCTGCTCGAATTATTCCGGCTGGCACATCATGAAGGCGCTGGGCATCGCCAACGAGCACCGCTACCAGCGCTTCGTCAGCCAGCAGATCCACTATACGCTGGAAGCCCGCGACGCCGAATACGAACTGCTGCCGATCGCGATCGACCAGGGTCTCGGCGTGCTGGTCTGGAGCCCGCTGGCCGGTGGCCTGCTTTCCGGCAAGCACCGCCGCAACCAGGCAGCACCCGAAGGCACGCGCCAGTTCGCCGGCTGGACCGAACCGCCGATCCGCGACGAAAACCGCCTCTGGAACATCGTCGAGACGCTGGTCGCGATCGGTGACGAGCGCGGCGTCTCGGCCGCGCAAATTGCCCTCGCCTGGTTGATCGGCCGCAAGGCGGTCACCTCGGTCATTATCGGCGGGCGTACCGAAGCTCAGTTCCGCGACAATATCGCCGCCGCCGAACTGAAACTCACGGAGGAGGAGCGCAAGCGCCTCGACGCGGTCAGCCTGCCGCCGGTCCTCTATCCCTATTGGCATCAGCTGAACACGGCGAGCGACCGGTTGAGCGAAGCCGATCTCGAACTTTTCGGCCCGCATCTTCAGCAATAA
- a CDS encoding DUF2278 family protein, whose protein sequence is MLKNYKVLKGTASAIALDDDNDPHIEVRIEADGVSYRIALNVRSKESPHDLLYANIVDFKHAALTEALEALPMGLTDIRKDHPELAIDYVRSGLIEREDMDVAPFQLSGPKNDLREFIEPIVEEGIADPDIHFYAFGEAWGPEHNKPDQYFDFEPGNGIHDIHMNQGDNGGFKATNGPNQDGALLVHFTDTDEWSAIFLCFQSQNWNTDAATGHPIAEDRGGQGRGERTRRPQPVVASSLRIIAALINPVNGAGGTEAETVTLINRSDISVPLDGWKLEDENGRTQTLSGTLAPGQIRTIALDAAAGGPQLANRGGDIILRNTDGAVADRVGYSKSETANEGWTTIF, encoded by the coding sequence ATGCTGAAGAATTACAAGGTATTGAAAGGTACTGCGAGCGCGATTGCGCTCGATGACGACAATGATCCTCATATTGAGGTTCGCATCGAGGCAGACGGCGTCAGCTACCGCATTGCCCTCAACGTCCGCTCGAAGGAATCGCCCCACGACCTGCTCTACGCCAATATCGTCGATTTCAAACACGCGGCGCTGACGGAGGCGCTTGAAGCCCTGCCGATGGGCCTGACCGACATCCGCAAGGACCACCCTGAGCTTGCGATCGACTATGTCCGCAGCGGCCTGATCGAGCGCGAGGACATGGATGTCGCACCTTTCCAGCTCTCCGGCCCGAAGAACGACCTCCGGGAGTTCATCGAGCCGATCGTCGAGGAAGGCATTGCCGATCCCGACATCCATTTCTATGCCTTCGGCGAAGCCTGGGGCCCCGAGCACAACAAGCCCGACCAATATTTCGATTTCGAACCCGGCAACGGCATCCACGACATCCACATGAACCAGGGCGACAATGGCGGCTTCAAGGCCACCAACGGCCCGAACCAGGATGGGGCGCTGCTCGTCCACTTCACCGATACCGACGAATGGTCGGCGATCTTCCTGTGCTTCCAGTCGCAGAACTGGAACACCGATGCGGCCACCGGTCATCCGATAGCCGAGGATCGCGGCGGCCAGGGCCGCGGCGAACGCACGCGCCGGCCGCAGCCGGTCGTCGCCTCATCGCTACGCATCATCGCTGCGCTGATCAACCCGGTGAACGGCGCAGGCGGCACCGAGGCCGAAACGGTGACATTGATCAACCGCTCCGACATTTCGGTTCCGCTCGACGGCTGGAAATTGGAAGACGAAAACGGCCGGACCCAGACGCTGTCGGGGACGCTTGCCCCGGGCCAGATCCGCACCATCGCGCTCGACGCCGCGGCCGGCGGTCCACAGCTCGCAAACCGTGGCGGCGACATCATCCTGCGCAACACCGACGGAGCGGTGGCCGACCGCGTCGGCTACAGCAAGAGCGAGACGGCGAACGAGGGCTGGACGACGATCTTTTGA
- a CDS encoding aminotransferase-like domain-containing protein, with translation MLNWDTIFASRSSRMRASEIRELLKLLDRPDIISFAGGIPDPALFPDQEFKQAYADIFAGAAVNSALQYSVSEGYKPLREWLVRQMADLGISCELDNVFIVSGSQQGLDYLGKLFLSPNDTALVTWPTYLGALQAFNAYEPAYDQLTPGGNRTPESYRAAAAAAGGKVKFAYLSADFSNPTGETVDLAGRKQVLALAEELDVAVIEDAAYQSLRYDGEPIPPILALEIAEKGNINDTRTIYCGSFSKTLAPGLRVGFIVANAPVIRKLVLMKQAADLHSSTINQMAIADVAERGFDAQVAKIKAAYSHRRNCMLAALEKYMPKGTSWTKPEGGMFIWITLPKGMDGAKLLAKSLETAKVAFVPGKAFFADGSGANTFRVSFSCANQQMIEDGVGRLGKLIKDEIGV, from the coding sequence ATGCTGAACTGGGACACCATCTTTGCATCGCGCTCGTCGCGCATGCGCGCATCCGAAATCCGCGAGCTCCTGAAGCTTCTCGACCGACCCGACATCATCTCTTTTGCCGGTGGCATTCCTGATCCGGCGCTGTTTCCGGATCAGGAATTCAAGCAGGCCTATGCCGATATCTTCGCGGGCGCCGCCGTCAATTCGGCCCTGCAATATTCGGTCAGCGAAGGCTATAAGCCGCTGCGCGAATGGCTGGTCCGACAGATGGCCGATCTAGGCATCTCGTGCGAACTCGACAATGTCTTCATCGTTTCGGGCTCGCAGCAGGGTCTCGATTATCTCGGCAAGCTGTTCCTGTCGCCGAACGATACCGCGCTGGTGACATGGCCGACCTATCTCGGCGCACTGCAGGCCTTCAACGCTTATGAGCCTGCCTATGATCAGCTGACTCCGGGCGGCAACCGGACGCCGGAATCCTATCGTGCGGCGGCAGCCGCCGCCGGCGGCAAGGTGAAGTTCGCCTATCTCTCTGCCGATTTCTCCAATCCGACCGGTGAAACGGTCGATCTCGCCGGCCGCAAGCAGGTGCTGGCGCTTGCCGAGGAGCTCGACGTCGCCGTCATCGAAGATGCGGCCTATCAGTCGCTGCGTTACGATGGTGAGCCGATCCCGCCGATCCTGGCGCTGGAGATCGCCGAAAAGGGCAATATCAACGATACCCGGACGATCTATTGCGGCAGCTTCTCCAAGACTTTGGCGCCCGGTCTTCGCGTCGGCTTCATCGTCGCCAATGCGCCGGTCATCCGCAAACTGGTGCTGATGAAGCAGGCGGCGGATCTCCACTCCTCGACGATCAACCAGATGGCCATTGCCGATGTCGCCGAGCGCGGTTTCGATGCGCAGGTCGCCAAGATCAAAGCTGCCTACAGCCATCGGCGCAACTGCATGCTGGCGGCGCTTGAGAAATACATGCCCAAGGGCACAAGCTGGACGAAGCCGGAAGGCGGCATGTTCATCTGGATCACCCTGCCGAAAGGCATGGACGGCGCCAAGCTGCTGGCGAAATCACTCGAAACCGCCAAGGTCGCCTTCGTGCCCGGCAAGGCCTTCTTCGCCGACGGCTCCGGCGCCAACACCTTCCGCGTCAGCTTCTCCTGCGCCAATCAGCAGATGATCGAGGATGGTGTTGGCCGGTTGGGTAAGCTGATTAAAGACGAGATCGGCGTGTGA
- a CDS encoding branched-chain amino acid aminotransferase: protein MTVTSASPEIKIELHKSPVPDADRIQALETPGFGKLFTDHMVLARWTADKGWHDAKVTPRRPLELDPASAVLHYAQEIFEGMKAYKADDGRILLFRPEENARRFAQSATRMAMPPVPEELFLKAVEELVRVDKAWIPSGDASLYLRPFMFANEAFLGVRPAQEYVFCIIASPVGAYFKGGAKAVSLWVETEYTRAAAGGTGAAKCGGNYAASLVAQAEASKKGCDQVVFLDAAEHRWVEELGGMNVFFVMNDGSVVTPPLGGTILPGITRASVIVLAEERGLRVEQRPYSFAEWQDDAASGRLVEAFACGTAAVLAGIGLVRHAGGEFLVGDGQTGKLTSELRQQLVSLQKGVTNDEHGWTRLVPA from the coding sequence ATGACCGTGACGTCGGCCTCTCCTGAAATCAAAATCGAACTTCACAAGTCTCCCGTCCCGGACGCCGATCGTATCCAGGCACTGGAGACGCCCGGCTTCGGCAAGCTCTTCACGGATCATATGGTCCTGGCACGATGGACGGCCGACAAGGGCTGGCACGATGCGAAGGTTACACCCAGGCGACCCCTGGAGCTCGACCCTGCGAGTGCCGTGCTGCACTACGCCCAGGAAATCTTCGAAGGCATGAAAGCCTATAAGGCGGACGATGGTCGAATTCTGCTCTTTCGGCCTGAAGAGAACGCACGCCGCTTCGCGCAGTCGGCGACCCGTATGGCGATGCCTCCCGTGCCTGAGGAACTCTTCCTGAAGGCGGTCGAAGAACTGGTCCGCGTCGACAAGGCCTGGATACCCTCCGGCGACGCCAGCCTCTATCTTCGCCCCTTCATGTTCGCCAACGAGGCGTTTCTCGGCGTTCGTCCGGCTCAGGAATATGTCTTCTGCATCATCGCCTCTCCAGTCGGCGCGTACTTCAAGGGTGGCGCGAAGGCCGTCTCCCTTTGGGTCGAGACCGAGTACACCCGTGCAGCCGCCGGCGGCACCGGTGCCGCAAAATGCGGCGGAAACTACGCAGCCAGCCTCGTGGCGCAAGCCGAGGCGTCGAAGAAGGGTTGCGATCAGGTCGTCTTCCTGGATGCCGCAGAGCATCGCTGGGTCGAAGAACTCGGCGGCATGAATGTCTTTTTCGTGATGAACGATGGATCGGTGGTAACCCCGCCGCTTGGCGGCACGATCCTGCCGGGCATCACCCGGGCCTCCGTGATCGTGCTCGCCGAAGAGAGGGGCTTGCGCGTCGAGCAGCGCCCCTACTCGTTCGCGGAATGGCAAGATGACGCCGCCAGCGGCAGGCTTGTCGAAGCGTTCGCTTGCGGCACTGCCGCCGTCCTGGCGGGCATCGGCCTGGTCCGACACGCCGGCGGCGAATTTCTGGTCGGAGACGGACAGACTGGCAAGTTGACCAGCGAATTGCGCCAGCAGCTCGTCAGTCTGCAGAAGGGCGTAACGAACGATGAGCACGGCTGGACGCGCCTCGTCCCGGCCTGA
- a CDS encoding class I SAM-dependent methyltransferase, whose amino-acid sequence MHRDSTSAFYDENAEIYANRPRSLPKQQLDAFLARLAPGAAILELGCGGGQDSAYMLSQGFDVTPTDGSAELARQAEMLIGRPVRVMLFQQLDAESAYDGVWAHASLLHVPRSELADVFARIRAALRTSGRLHASFKAGEAEGHDDLGRYYNYPSAAWLSALLSEGGWRDIAIAEHDGGGYDGKPTRWITVSAQR is encoded by the coding sequence ATGCACCGTGACAGCACCTCCGCCTTCTACGACGAAAATGCCGAGATTTATGCAAATCGGCCGCGCAGCCTGCCAAAGCAACAGCTCGATGCCTTCCTCGCGCGGCTCGCACCAGGTGCCGCAATCCTCGAACTCGGCTGCGGTGGCGGGCAGGACAGCGCCTACATGCTGTCGCAGGGCTTCGACGTGACGCCTACCGACGGCTCCGCCGAGCTTGCAAGACAGGCGGAAATGCTGATCGGCAGGCCGGTCAGGGTCATGCTGTTCCAGCAGCTCGACGCCGAAAGCGCCTACGACGGCGTCTGGGCGCATGCGAGCCTCCTCCATGTTCCGAGATCCGAGCTCGCCGACGTTTTCGCCCGCATCCGCGCTGCCCTCAGGACCAGCGGCCGCCTCCATGCAAGCTTCAAGGCAGGCGAAGCCGAAGGCCATGACGACCTCGGGCGCTACTACAATTACCCCTCCGCGGCCTGGCTGTCGGCGCTTTTGTCTGAAGGCGGCTGGCGCGACATCGCCATCGCCGAACACGACGGCGGCGGCTATGACGGCAAGCCGACGCGGTGGATTACGGTGAGCGCGCAAAGGTAA
- the ilvC gene encoding ketol-acid reductoisomerase, whose product MRVYYDRDADLNLIKAKKVAVIGYGSQGRAHALNLKDSGAQNLVIALKAGSPTVKKAEADGFKVMTVAEAAGWADLMMMATPDELQADIYKADIAANIRDGAAIAFAHGLNVHFGLIEPKASVDVVMIAPKGPGHTVRGEYQKGGGVPCLVAVHQNASGNALELALSYACGVGGGRSGIIETNFREECETDLFGEQVVLCGGLVELIRAGFETLTEAGYAPEMAYFECLHEVKLIVDLIYEGGIANMNYSISNTAEWGEYVTGPRIITEETKAEMKRVLKDIQTGKFTSEWMQEYRSGAARFKGIRRNNDSHQIEEVGAKLRGMMPWIGKNKLVDKSVN is encoded by the coding sequence ATGCGCGTCTATTACGATCGTGATGCCGATCTCAACCTCATCAAGGCCAAGAAGGTCGCCGTCATCGGCTACGGCTCGCAGGGCCGCGCCCATGCGCTGAACCTCAAGGACAGCGGCGCCCAGAACCTCGTCATCGCTCTCAAGGCCGGTTCGCCGACCGTCAAGAAGGCCGAAGCCGACGGCTTCAAGGTCATGACGGTTGCCGAAGCTGCCGGCTGGGCCGACCTGATGATGATGGCGACCCCGGACGAGTTGCAGGCCGACATCTACAAGGCCGACATCGCTGCGAACATTCGTGACGGCGCAGCCATCGCCTTCGCTCACGGCCTCAACGTTCATTTCGGCCTGATCGAGCCGAAGGCGTCGGTCGACGTCGTCATGATCGCGCCGAAGGGCCCGGGCCACACGGTTCGCGGCGAATACCAGAAGGGCGGCGGCGTTCCCTGCCTCGTTGCCGTTCACCAGAACGCTTCCGGCAATGCGCTTGAACTCGCTCTCTCCTACGCCTGCGGCGTCGGCGGCGGCCGTTCTGGCATCATCGAAACCAACTTCCGCGAAGAGTGCGAAACCGACCTCTTCGGCGAGCAGGTCGTTCTCTGCGGCGGTCTCGTCGAGCTCATCCGCGCCGGTTTCGAAACGCTCACAGAAGCCGGTTACGCGCCGGAAATGGCCTATTTCGAATGCCTGCACGAAGTGAAGCTGATCGTCGACCTGATCTATGAAGGCGGCATCGCCAACATGAACTACTCGATCTCCAACACGGCCGAGTGGGGCGAATACGTCACGGGCCCGCGCATCATCACCGAAGAAACCAAGGCCGAGATGAAGCGCGTCCTCAAGGACATCCAGACCGGCAAGTTCACCTCCGAGTGGATGCAGGAATACCGTTCCGGTGCGGCCCGCTTCAAGGGCATCCGCCGCAACAACGACAGCCACCAGATCGAGGAAGTCGGCGCCAAGCTGCGCGGCATGATGCCCTGGATCGGCAAGAACAAGCTGGTCGACAAGAGCGTGAACTAA
- a CDS encoding TetR/AcrR family transcriptional regulator, with amino-acid sequence MGAVTVSVDTAEPSEFSPRQNAVLEQALRLLVDGGEKALTTSGVARAANCSKESLYKWFGDRDGLLSAMIAYQASKVRTFERNGERLTAASLHDHVVIFARDLLEVLAGDVSLALNRLAIGQSHRDGSKLGKLLLERGRRQIDRRAMALIDAGKRAGLLRFADADEAYHTLYGLVVSDLHVRMLLGEPGLKDTARQAEKAVTAFLRLYGTEKVLAEMPALG; translated from the coding sequence ATGGGAGCCGTAACCGTGTCTGTCGATACTGCAGAGCCGAGCGAATTTTCGCCGCGCCAGAACGCCGTTCTGGAGCAGGCGCTTCGGTTGCTCGTCGATGGCGGCGAGAAGGCGCTGACGACCTCGGGGGTGGCGCGCGCCGCCAATTGCTCCAAGGAAAGCCTCTACAAGTGGTTCGGCGACCGCGACGGTCTGCTCTCGGCGATGATCGCCTATCAGGCGAGCAAGGTGCGGACCTTCGAGCGCAACGGCGAGCGGTTGACGGCGGCGAGCCTGCACGACCATGTCGTCATCTTCGCGCGCGACCTGCTCGAGGTGCTGGCCGGTGACGTCTCGCTGGCGCTGAACCGACTGGCTATCGGCCAGTCTCATCGCGACGGCTCGAAGCTCGGCAAGTTGTTGCTCGAGCGCGGCCGCCGCCAGATCGACCGGCGCGCCATGGCGCTGATCGATGCCGGAAAGAGGGCAGGACTCCTGCGCTTTGCCGATGCCGACGAGGCCTATCATACACTTTACGGCCTTGTCGTCTCCGATCTGCATGTGCGCATGCTGCTCGGCGAGCCCGGCCTCAAGGATACCGCGCGCCAGGCGGAGAAGGCGGTGACCGCCTTCCTTCGGCTCTACGGCACGGAAAAGGTACTGGCGGAGATGCCGGCTCTCGGCTGA
- a CDS encoding FGGY-family carbohydrate kinase produces MSDTFHTPEADARYVIGVDVGTGSARAGLFDMAGSMLASAKRNISLFHEAGSIVEQSSGEIWRAVCAAVREAVAAAGVDPASVVGLGFDATCSLVVLGEGGKPLPIGPSEDPDRDIIVWMDHRAVPQAERINGFGHDVLRYVGGRISPEMETPKLLWLRENRPQVFDAAWQFFDLADFLTWRATGDLSRSTCTVTCKWTYLAHEKRWESSYFHQIGLGVLADEGFARIGTSIVEPGSALGQGLTAAAAEELGLVPGTAVAAGLIDAHAGGVGTVGADPQANLAYVFGTSSCTMTSTAEPSFVSGVWGPYYSAMVPGLWLNEGGQSAAGAAIDHLLSFHPAAGEARELATSASTTLPVLLADMAAGKAGRASNAVKLAAGLHVVPEFLGNRAPFADPHARAVIAGLGMERDLDSLVSLYIAGLCGIGYGLRQIIETQAEAGVSVENIVISGGAGQHDFVRQVLADASGKPVVATKAEEPVLLGAAILGAVAGRQFADVRAAMGELTRVEKRFQSSEGEISDLHRKRYEAFKELQTLARKLRSDG; encoded by the coding sequence ATGAGCGACACATTCCACACCCCGGAAGCGGATGCCAGATATGTCATCGGCGTCGATGTCGGCACCGGCAGCGCCCGCGCCGGCCTGTTTGATATGGCCGGCAGCATGCTTGCCTCCGCCAAGCGCAATATCAGCCTGTTTCATGAAGCCGGTTCTATTGTCGAACAATCGAGCGGCGAGATTTGGCGTGCCGTTTGCGCGGCCGTGCGCGAGGCGGTTGCCGCCGCCGGTGTCGATCCGGCTTCGGTGGTCGGGCTCGGCTTCGACGCCACCTGCTCGCTCGTCGTCCTCGGCGAAGGCGGCAAGCCGCTGCCCATCGGACCTTCGGAAGATCCGGACCGGGACATCATCGTGTGGATGGACCACCGAGCCGTCCCGCAGGCGGAGCGCATCAATGGGTTCGGGCATGATGTGCTGCGCTATGTCGGCGGCCGCATTTCGCCCGAGATGGAAACGCCCAAGCTTCTCTGGCTCAGGGAAAACCGGCCCCAGGTGTTCGACGCCGCCTGGCAATTCTTCGATCTTGCGGATTTCCTGACCTGGCGGGCGACCGGCGACCTCTCGCGTTCGACCTGCACCGTCACCTGCAAGTGGACCTATCTCGCCCATGAAAAGCGCTGGGAAAGCAGCTATTTCCATCAGATCGGCCTCGGCGTGCTGGCAGACGAAGGTTTTGCCCGCATCGGCACGTCGATCGTCGAGCCGGGTTCGGCGCTTGGCCAGGGACTGACGGCTGCAGCGGCGGAAGAGCTCGGCTTGGTGCCGGGAACGGCCGTCGCGGCTGGGCTGATCGATGCCCATGCCGGCGGCGTCGGCACCGTCGGCGCGGATCCGCAGGCCAATCTTGCCTATGTTTTCGGGACGTCCTCCTGCACGATGACGTCGACGGCGGAACCGTCTTTCGTTTCCGGCGTCTGGGGACCTTACTATTCGGCGATGGTGCCGGGCCTCTGGCTGAACGAGGGTGGTCAAAGTGCCGCCGGCGCGGCGATCGACCATCTCCTCTCCTTCCATCCGGCCGCCGGCGAGGCCAGGGAGCTTGCGACGAGCGCGAGCACAACGCTGCCGGTCCTGCTTGCCGACATGGCCGCCGGCAAGGCGGGCCGTGCCTCCAATGCCGTCAAGCTGGCGGCCGGGCTGCATGTCGTTCCCGAGTTCCTCGGCAACCGAGCGCCCTTTGCCGATCCGCATGCCCGGGCTGTTATCGCCGGTCTCGGCATGGAGCGGGATCTCGACAGCCTGGTCTCGCTCTACATCGCCGGGCTTTGCGGCATCGGCTACGGCCTCAGGCAGATCATCGAAACGCAGGCCGAGGCGGGCGTCAGCGTCGAAAACATCGTCATCAGCGGCGGCGCCGGCCAGCACGATTTCGTCCGCCAGGTGCTTGCCGATGCGAGCGGCAAGCCGGTGGTCGCCACGAAGGCTGAAGAGCCGGTGCTGCTCGGCGCGGCCATTCTCGGGGCCGTCGCCGGCCGCCAATTTGCCGATGTGCGCGCGGCGATGGGCGAACTCACCAGGGTGGAAAAACGCTTTCAGTCGTCTGAGGGCGAGATTTCCGATCTCCACCGCAAGCGTTACGAAGCCTTCAAGGAGCTGCAGACGCTGGCGCGCAAGCTTCGCAGCGATGGCTGA
- a CDS encoding HAD family hydrolase: protein MLDSRIDPPGTRAIDSIDLVIFDCDGVLIDSEPIASRTLAETLQGAGIAISAAEAHVKFTGNSESVIAEMCRREYGIADVAALFEQWHRHLFEEFARSLTPIAGIAEVVNSLDRPKCVASNSTMQRLRNSLGKLDLWSAFEEGVFSAEAVSRPKPAPDLLLHCAERFRARPGKCVMIDDSVHGVAAAIAAGMTAIGFVDPADPRPGRRAVLDAAGAAAVATGARELTVILENVGGGL from the coding sequence ATGCTCGATAGCCGCATCGACCCTCCCGGCACGCGAGCCATTGACAGCATCGACCTCGTGATCTTCGATTGCGATGGCGTGCTGATCGACAGCGAGCCGATCGCCAGCCGTACGCTCGCGGAAACGCTGCAAGGCGCCGGCATTGCGATCAGCGCGGCGGAGGCCCATGTCAAATTCACCGGCAATTCGGAAAGCGTCATCGCTGAGATGTGCCGGCGCGAATACGGCATCGCTGATGTCGCCGCGCTGTTCGAGCAGTGGCATCGTCATCTGTTCGAGGAGTTCGCCCGTTCGCTGACGCCGATTGCTGGCATTGCCGAGGTTGTCAACAGCCTCGACCGTCCGAAATGCGTCGCCTCGAACAGCACGATGCAGCGATTGCGCAACAGCCTGGGCAAGCTCGATCTCTGGAGCGCCTTCGAGGAGGGCGTGTTCAGCGCCGAAGCCGTCTCGCGTCCGAAACCGGCGCCCGACCTGCTGCTGCATTGCGCCGAGCGTTTTCGGGCCCGCCCGGGCAAATGCGTCATGATCGACGACAGCGTCCATGGCGTGGCGGCGGCAATTGCCGCAGGCATGACGGCCATCGGTTTCGTCGATCCGGCCGATCCGAGGCCCGGCCGCCGTGCGGTGCTCGATGCCGCCGGAGCGGCCGCCGTCGCGACAGGTGCAAGGGAACTCACCGTCATTCTCGAGAATGTCGGAGGAGGGCTGTGA
- a CDS encoding glycerophosphodiester phosphodiesterase family protein yields MVHIIGHRGGRNLWPENSLSGFRKLAQMPVDGVEFDIHLTQSGEMLVIHDPTLERTTDAQGPVADLGTGKHREIRLKDSDGEAIPTLEEVLAVFKDTSLELHIELKNHADGTPYEGLTARAFAAVERLGLAECAILTSFHPDVLADIRKAAPGIRTLSSFDAKSAEGLGLASGLNLMKQCSDIIAVEKSLLQAQWDEITRLVPLDRLGAWVPNDMSDLEYWLAKPIRQITTDRPDLALQARR; encoded by the coding sequence ATGGTGCATATCATCGGCCACCGCGGTGGCCGCAATCTCTGGCCTGAAAACAGTCTTTCGGGCTTTCGAAAACTTGCACAGATGCCGGTCGACGGCGTGGAATTCGACATCCACCTGACGCAGTCTGGCGAAATGCTCGTCATTCACGACCCGACGCTCGAACGCACCACGGATGCACAGGGGCCGGTCGCCGATCTGGGAACCGGAAAACATCGTGAAATCCGCCTCAAGGACAGCGACGGAGAGGCGATCCCGACGCTGGAAGAGGTGCTTGCCGTCTTCAAGGATACGTCGCTCGAGCTTCATATCGAACTGAAGAACCACGCCGATGGGACGCCTTACGAGGGGCTAACCGCTAGGGCATTTGCCGCCGTCGAGCGGCTTGGTCTTGCTGAGTGCGCGATCCTGACGAGCTTTCATCCCGACGTGCTTGCCGATATTCGCAAGGCTGCTCCCGGAATTCGCACCCTGTCGTCCTTCGACGCCAAGTCGGCCGAAGGTCTCGGCCTTGCGAGCGGCCTCAACCTGATGAAGCAATGCTCGGATATCATCGCCGTCGAGAAGTCGCTGCTTCAGGCGCAGTGGGACGAGATTACCCGGCTTGTGCCGCTCGACCGGCTTGGCGCCTGGGTTCCGAACGATATGAGTGATCTCGAATACTGGCTTGCCAAACCGATCCGTCAGATCACCACGGACCGGCCGGATCTCGCCTTGCAGGCGCGGAGGTGA